The following proteins are co-located in the Brachybacterium sacelli genome:
- a CDS encoding MFS transporter has translation MSTQHHVERTRLTELVRRTAPSGPRRSIGFLAVVACLGGFLFGYDTGVISGALPYMYMPKEAGGLALTSLEEGLVGGFLLAGCAVGAILGGRLSDRYGRRHNLLILAVVFFVGALACALSPGLWALYPARFVLGLAVGGASTTVPVYLSESAPKEQRGMLVAVDQLMIVTGQFVAFATNALIASLQGGPSAVVSEDPSGTYEAGESVSWSLLAGLGGVAVSDGNGHAWRWMLLLCSIPAIGLWLGIRMMPESARWHIGRGELVEAIGALKRVRIEGKHDVTVEVAEMEDNRRLESEREKLSLRAGLRIPWLRSIIVFGGIFAVLQQLTGVNTMMYYAPKVLMAAGFDAQASIVLNVFTGLASVIGSAAGLLALRRFGRRQVLLVGQTILTLSLIAMTAIFLLGINPYLSADGAVSEDIPGFVPYLVVVVIVLFMLGMQSGPGPVMWVMLAEIFPGAIRGAANGFAVMILWIANLTVTVLFPVMMEGIGSVFTYAIFAAINIGAVIWYFLRIPETKKFSLERIEWEFREAGGVIRLR, from the coding sequence ATGAGCACACAGCACCACGTGGAACGGACCCGCCTCACCGAGCTCGTGCGCCGCACCGCCCCGTCGGGCCCGCGCCGTTCCATCGGATTCCTCGCCGTCGTCGCCTGCCTCGGCGGCTTCCTGTTCGGCTACGACACCGGCGTGATCTCCGGCGCCCTGCCCTACATGTACATGCCGAAGGAGGCCGGCGGTCTGGCCCTGACCTCTCTGGAGGAGGGCCTGGTCGGTGGATTCCTGCTGGCCGGCTGTGCCGTCGGCGCGATCCTCGGCGGGCGGCTCTCGGACCGCTACGGCCGTCGCCACAACCTCCTGATCCTCGCCGTCGTCTTCTTCGTCGGCGCGCTGGCCTGTGCGCTCTCCCCGGGCCTGTGGGCCCTCTACCCGGCGCGCTTCGTGCTCGGCCTCGCCGTCGGCGGTGCCTCGACCACCGTGCCCGTCTACCTCTCCGAGTCCGCACCCAAGGAGCAGCGCGGGATGCTGGTCGCCGTCGATCAGCTGATGATCGTCACCGGCCAGTTCGTCGCCTTCGCCACGAACGCGCTGATCGCCTCGCTCCAGGGCGGCCCTTCGGCCGTCGTGTCCGAGGACCCCTCGGGAACCTACGAGGCCGGGGAATCCGTGTCCTGGTCGCTGCTGGCCGGGCTCGGAGGGGTGGCCGTCTCCGACGGCAACGGGCACGCCTGGCGCTGGATGCTCCTGCTCTGCTCGATCCCGGCGATCGGCCTGTGGCTGGGCATCCGGATGATGCCGGAATCGGCCCGCTGGCACATCGGCCGCGGCGAGCTCGTCGAGGCCATCGGCGCCCTGAAGCGGGTGCGGATCGAGGGGAAGCACGACGTGACCGTCGAGGTCGCCGAGATGGAGGACAACCGCCGGCTCGAATCAGAACGCGAGAAGCTCAGCCTGCGTGCGGGACTCCGGATCCCCTGGCTGCGCTCGATCATCGTCTTCGGCGGCATCTTCGCGGTCCTCCAGCAGCTCACCGGCGTGAACACGATGATGTACTACGCCCCGAAGGTCCTCATGGCCGCCGGCTTCGATGCGCAGGCCTCGATCGTCCTGAACGTCTTCACCGGGCTGGCCTCCGTGATCGGCTCGGCCGCGGGACTGCTCGCCCTGCGTCGCTTCGGCCGACGCCAGGTGCTGCTGGTGGGCCAGACCATCCTCACCCTGTCCCTGATCGCGATGACGGCGATCTTCCTGCTGGGGATCAATCCGTACCTGAGTGCCGACGGGGCGGTCTCCGAGGACATCCCCGGCTTCGTCCCGTACCTCGTGGTGGTCGTGATCGTGCTGTTCATGCTGGGGATGCAGTCCGGGCCCGGCCCGGTGATGTGGGTGATGCTCGCGGAGATCTTCCCGGGTGCCATCCGCGGCGCCGCCAACGGCTTCGCCGTGATGATCCTGTGGATCGCGAACCTCACGGTGACGGTGCTCTTCCCCGTGATGATGGAGGGCATCGGCTCGGTGTTCACCTACGCGATCTTCGCCGCGATCAACATCGGCGCGGTGATCTGGTACTTCCTGCGCATCCCCGAGACCAAGAAGTTCTCCCTCGAGCGCATCGAGTGGGAGTTCCGCGAGGCCGGCGGCGTGATCCGCCTGCGCTGA
- a CDS encoding Gfo/Idh/MocA family protein has product MTTSPLSVAVIGAGMAGTTHANAWRQAGTVYDLGLPPVRLAAIADMHLPFAEDAAARYGYERAVGDWREVAADDSIDIVSIVVGNALHREIAEAMAAAGKHVLCEKPLAGTLEDAEAMAALEQQHPDLVLATGYTFRRNAGVAMLAKLASEGSLGSIAHLDGRYWCDYGADENVPMAWRYKGPMGSGALGDVGSHLVDSAELILGPVVEVSGAQLVRTIAERPVADGAVAGGRGVAASADAPREAVENDDVATFTARFASGAAGTFSVSRVAHGLPNYKALTVLGTGGTASWSLDRTGEIQVADGTSPQGLGGLRQVLVNPEFPYFAAGSSMAFGGVGLTQIEQFTYQAHAFLQQVAGVTDGALPPCATFADGHRQMRVLDAVARSAADGGSVIAID; this is encoded by the coding sequence ATGACCACCTCACCCCTGTCCGTGGCCGTGATCGGCGCCGGCATGGCCGGCACCACCCACGCCAACGCCTGGCGCCAGGCCGGGACCGTCTACGACCTGGGCCTGCCGCCCGTGCGCCTGGCCGCGATCGCCGACATGCACCTGCCCTTCGCCGAGGACGCCGCCGCCCGCTACGGCTACGAGAGGGCCGTGGGCGACTGGCGCGAGGTGGCCGCCGACGACTCGATCGACATCGTCTCGATCGTGGTCGGCAACGCCCTGCACCGCGAGATCGCCGAGGCCATGGCCGCGGCCGGCAAGCACGTGCTGTGCGAGAAGCCGCTGGCGGGCACCCTCGAGGACGCCGAGGCGATGGCCGCCCTCGAGCAGCAGCACCCCGACCTCGTCCTCGCCACGGGCTACACCTTCCGACGCAACGCCGGGGTCGCCATGCTCGCGAAGCTCGCGAGCGAGGGCTCCCTCGGCTCCATCGCCCACCTCGACGGTCGCTACTGGTGCGATTACGGGGCCGACGAGAACGTGCCGATGGCCTGGCGCTACAAGGGCCCGATGGGCTCGGGCGCGCTCGGCGACGTCGGCTCCCACCTGGTCGACTCGGCCGAGCTGATCCTGGGCCCCGTGGTCGAGGTCTCCGGGGCGCAGCTGGTGCGGACCATCGCGGAGCGGCCGGTCGCCGACGGTGCGGTCGCGGGCGGGCGCGGGGTCGCGGCCTCCGCCGACGCCCCCCGGGAAGCGGTGGAGAACGACGACGTCGCGACCTTCACCGCCCGCTTCGCCTCCGGGGCGGCCGGGACCTTCTCCGTCTCCCGCGTCGCCCACGGCCTGCCCAACTACAAGGCGCTGACGGTGCTCGGCACCGGCGGCACCGCGAGCTGGTCCCTGGACCGCACCGGCGAGATCCAGGTCGCCGACGGCACTTCGCCCCAGGGCCTGGGCGGCCTGCGCCAGGTGCTGGTCAATCCCGAGTTCCCGTACTTCGCGGCCGGGTCCTCGATGGCCTTCGGCGGCGTCGGCCTCACTCAGATCGAACAGTTCACCTATCAGGCCCACGCCTTCCTGCAGCAGGTCGCCGGGGTCACCGACGGGGCCCTGCCGCCGTGCGCCACCTTCGCCGACGGCCACCGCCAGATGCGCGTGCTGGACGCCGTCGCCCGGTCCGCGGCCGACGGCGGCAGCGTGATCGCGATCGACTGA
- a CDS encoding sugar phosphate isomerase/epimerase family protein yields MALTYGAYTACLQDRTLEEALDVLAGAGLAGAEINTGGFIPAPHAPVDALLAGATARREYLRLFADRGMQLTGLTVSGNPLSPLPTEGIGHAEDLRRTIELAGALGVRDVVAMSGTPGTDAGARYPAWIVNPWNGIDLEILEHQWSVAVPFWREIDALARRHDVQIAFEMHPRNLVFSPPTFEQFLERVEPTNIGVNLDPSHLFWQQMEPIECIQRLGAHITHVHAKDTAVLPAVATRGVLDTTFGPVPEDPAQRTPTGIGHYCSTWPEDPAWRFVALGEGHGTDYWARFLTALAAVNPDLHVNIEHEDAAFGQIEGLERGARTLLDAARSAGV; encoded by the coding sequence ATGGCACTCACCTACGGCGCCTACACCGCCTGCCTGCAGGACCGCACCCTCGAGGAGGCGCTCGACGTCCTCGCCGGGGCAGGTCTCGCCGGTGCGGAGATCAACACCGGTGGGTTCATCCCCGCCCCGCACGCCCCGGTCGACGCGCTGCTGGCCGGCGCGACGGCCCGGCGCGAGTACCTGCGCCTCTTCGCGGACCGCGGGATGCAGCTGACCGGGCTGACGGTCTCCGGCAACCCTCTGTCCCCGCTGCCCACCGAGGGGATCGGCCACGCCGAGGACCTGCGCCGCACCATCGAGCTGGCCGGCGCGCTCGGCGTGCGCGATGTGGTCGCCATGTCCGGGACCCCCGGCACCGATGCGGGCGCGCGCTACCCGGCCTGGATCGTGAACCCGTGGAACGGCATCGACCTCGAGATCCTCGAGCACCAGTGGTCGGTGGCCGTGCCCTTCTGGCGGGAGATCGACGCCCTGGCCCGTCGTCACGACGTGCAGATCGCCTTCGAGATGCACCCGCGCAACCTGGTGTTCTCCCCGCCCACCTTCGAGCAGTTCCTGGAACGCGTGGAGCCGACGAACATCGGTGTGAACCTCGACCCCTCGCACCTGTTCTGGCAGCAGATGGAGCCGATCGAGTGCATCCAGCGCCTCGGCGCCCACATCACCCACGTCCACGCCAAGGACACCGCGGTGCTCCCGGCCGTGGCGACCCGCGGCGTGCTCGATACGACCTTCGGGCCGGTCCCCGAGGATCCGGCGCAGCGCACCCCCACGGGCATCGGGCACTACTGCTCGACCTGGCCGGAAGACCCGGCCTGGCGCTTCGTGGCCCTCGGCGAAGGGCACGGGACGGACTACTGGGCACGCTTCCTCACCGCCCTGGCCGCGGTGAATCCCGACCTGCACGTCAACATCGAGCACGAGGACGCCGCCTTCGGGCAGATCGAGGGCCTCGAGCGCGGCGCGCGCACCCTGCTCGATGCCGCACGGAGCGCCGGCGTCTGA
- a CDS encoding tautomerase family protein, which yields MPLVRISQQQVRTPAQTREMADIVQEVMLELFAAPPRDRYQILETLPVGSIIAEDTGLGIQRSDGVVIIHVTQQGRSTEQKQALYAALAERLAAADLVRPEDLILSVVHNDREDWSFGHGRAQFLTGEL from the coding sequence ATGCCTCTCGTCCGCATCTCCCAGCAGCAGGTCCGCACTCCCGCGCAGACCCGCGAGATGGCCGACATCGTCCAGGAGGTCATGCTCGAGCTGTTCGCCGCTCCGCCCCGGGACCGGTACCAGATCCTCGAGACCCTGCCGGTCGGCTCGATCATCGCCGAGGACACCGGGCTCGGCATCCAGCGCAGCGACGGCGTGGTGATCATCCACGTCACCCAGCAGGGGCGCAGCACCGAGCAGAAGCAGGCGCTCTACGCCGCGCTCGCCGAGCGGCTCGCCGCGGCGGACCTCGTGCGCCCGGAGGACCTGATCCTCTCCGTGGTCCACAACGACCGCGAGGACTGGTCCTTCGGCCACGGCCGGGCGCAGTTCCTCACCGGGGAGCTCTGA